In Euphorbia lathyris chromosome 9, ddEupLath1.1, whole genome shotgun sequence, the following are encoded in one genomic region:
- the LOC136207362 gene encoding LOW QUALITY PROTEIN: uncharacterized protein (The sequence of the model RefSeq protein was modified relative to this genomic sequence to represent the inferred CDS: substituted 2 bases at 2 genomic stop codons): MEFGRKEEIQKRYGQEVQLQVLGTKAQTPXGLLGSXQSMAKQQGMVAHVPSEPQHLHTKHN, encoded by the exons ATGGAGTTTGGTAGAAAAGAGGAAATCCAGAAAAGATATG GACAAGAAGTACAATTACAAGTCTTAGGGACAAAAGCACAAACACCATAAGGCTTGTTAGGAAGCTGACAGTCGATGGCGAAGCAGCAAGGCATGGTGGCGCATGTTCCTTCCGAACCACAGCACTTACACACCAAACACAACTGA
- the LOC136207360 gene encoding uncharacterized protein: MALEQIHYLKQYGSYSTPWQQDKYQGSNSEIELERSIDALREILSTMEGSLAHNEAFCQSLQTHISKFIEEEAQAITLRSGTQVNAPDLVPQQDEVSNPTPGNITSIPFAPQVSASDPNLIADTVVQPTQVTLPYATSRRAKLDKDYSKMKLGMGDLKPTSVTIQLADRSIRHPVGVVEDLLVKVDQFIFPADFVIMDIEEDDQVPILLGRPFLATGRTLIDVEGGKLILRLQNEEVEFNILKSMKFPIDDECCNFLSLTDSLVENAFQEIKGKNLNIELEEEEPSDLEIEAEGKEGCNWARHDELLDKETKTRPKTSIEEPPTLDLKPLPAHLKYMFLAPPVHLPIIIFVELTGPEEDRLVEVLRKHKGAFRWQMSNIKGISPSLYEHRIYMEDKVKPTAQPQRRLNPKMKEVVKAEVIRLLDAVMIYPIFDSQWASLVHMVPKKGGTTVTLNEKNELIPVRKTTGWRMCMDYRKLNDATRKDHFPLPFIDQMLERMADFVKKNRNSCQTARCRKK, encoded by the exons ATGGCCCTTGAACAGATCCACTATCTCAAGCAGTATGGGTCATACAGCACACCTTGGCAGCAGGACAAATATCAAGGCTCAAATTCAGAGATTGAATTGGAAAGAAGTATAGATGCCTTGAGGGAGATCCTAAGCACCATGGAAGGCAGTTTGGCACACAATGAAGCTTTCTGCCAAAGTCTTCAAACACATATCAGTAAATTTATAGAGGAGGAAGCACAAGCAATCACGCTTAGGAGCGGAACACAGGTAAATGCACCAGACTTGGTGCCTCAGCAAGACGAGGTGTCTAATCCCACTCCCGGCAATATCACATCCATCCCGTTTGCTCCCCAGGTAAGTGCTTCTGATCCAAATTTAATTGCTGATACTGTCGTACAACCAACACAGGTTACCTTGCCTTATGCTACTTCTAGGAGAGCTAAGTTAGACAAGGATTATTCCAAGAT GAAATTAGGAATGGGAGACCTGAAACCTACATCAGTCACAATTCAGCTGGCTGATAGGTCGATAAGGCATCCGGTTGGAGTAGTAGAAGACCTTTTGGTCAAGGTAGATCAGTTCATCTTTCCAGCTGACTTTGTGATCATGGATATCGAAGAAGATGATCAGGTCCCTATCTTATTGGGGAGGCCTTTCCTCGCCACTGGGCGGACACTGATCGATGTTGAAGGGGGTAAACTGATTCTCCGGTTGCAAAATGAGGAAGTAGAATTCAATATTTTaaaatctatgaaatttcctattgatgatgaatgttgtaattttctgagccTAACTGACTCCTTGGTTGAGAATGCTTTCCAGGAAATTAAAGGCAAGAATTTGAATATTGAACTAGAGGAGGAGGAgccatcagatttggaaatTGAGGCAGAAGGTAAAGAGGGTTGTAATTGGGCCCGACATGATGAGCTCCTGGACAAAGAAACCAAGACGAGGCCTAAGACCTCAATTGAAGAACCACCAACCCTCGATCTTAAACCCTTACCTGCACATTTAAAATACATGTTTTTAGCACCTCCTGTCCATTTACCTATAATTATTTTTGTTGAACTCACAGGTCCTGAGGAAGATCGCTTGGTGGAGGTCTTGAGAAAGCACAAAGGAGCCTTTCGATGGCAAATGTCTAACATCAAGGGAATCAGTCCTTCTCTCTATGAACACCGGATCTATATGGAGGATAAGGTGAAGCCGACTGCCCAACCACAGAGAAGACTCAACCCCAAAATGAAGGAAGTAGTGAAGGCTGAAGTCATCAGATTGCTTGATGCAGTGATGATCTATCCAATTTTTGACAGCCAATGGGCGAGTCTCGTGCATATGGTGCCAAAGAAGGGCGGCACAACAGTGACATTGAATGAGAAGAATGAACTAATTCCAGTGCGGAAAACTACTGGGTGGCGAATGTGCATGGACTACAGGAAATTGAACGACGCCAccaggaaggatcatttccctcttccgttcattgatcagatgcttGAGCGCATGGCAG